A stretch of the Candidatus Zixiibacteriota bacterium genome encodes the following:
- a CDS encoding RimK family alpha-L-glutamate ligase — protein sequence MGRLGIYVERYTISSADEMNAVMRLAQVARKLGHRADFLFRPDMYKIPEYDAILIRALTDPLNSAYVASRTAEMHGVRVIDDSDSIRICCDKVNMYRHLIAANVPMPDTRFLAESELTEAVGERLLAELGSPLVLKAPHSSFSMYVDRATTPREFVSIGKRFFRRADRIVAQRFVSSKFDWRVGVLGGEPLYVCQYTIPKKRWKILTYTPDGRTLHGPVRSMLLSEVNPLLLKRALEAAASIGKGLYGVDLKEVNGDFIVIEVNDNPTIIAGDEDHKAGELYEKLVRFLMRGKE from the coding sequence ATGGGACGCTTAGGTATCTACGTGGAGCGCTATACGATTTCGAGCGCCGACGAGATGAACGCTGTTATGCGGTTGGCGCAGGTGGCGCGCAAGCTTGGTCATCGGGCCGACTTTCTCTTTCGTCCCGATATGTACAAGATACCTGAGTATGACGCCATACTCATTCGCGCTCTCACCGATCCGCTCAATTCGGCGTATGTTGCCTCGCGGACGGCGGAGATGCATGGGGTCCGCGTGATTGACGATTCCGATTCGATCAGAATCTGCTGTGATAAAGTGAATATGTATCGCCATCTGATAGCCGCCAACGTGCCCATGCCGGACACACGTTTTCTGGCGGAATCGGAGTTGACCGAGGCTGTCGGTGAGCGGTTGCTTGCGGAGTTGGGCTCGCCGCTGGTTTTGAAAGCGCCCCACAGTAGTTTCTCGATGTATGTTGATCGGGCCACCACACCGCGCGAGTTTGTCAGCATCGGTAAGCGTTTTTTCAGAAGGGCGGACAGAATCGTGGCTCAGCGTTTTGTAAGTTCCAAGTTCGATTGGCGGGTGGGCGTGCTGGGGGGAGAACCCCTCTACGTATGTCAATACACGATTCCGAAAAAGCGCTGGAAAATTCTCACTTACACCCCCGACGGCCGAACGCTGCATGGTCCGGTCAGGAGTATGCTTCTTTCCGAGGTAAACCCGCTTCTTTTGAAACGGGCGCTGGAGGCAGCCGCTTCGATCGGCAAGGGATTGTATGGTGTGGACCTCAAGGAAGTCAACGGCGACTTTATTGTTATAGAGGTCAACGACAATCCAACTATTATCGCCGGCGATGAAGACCACAAGGCCGGTGAGCTTTATGAGAAGCTGGTGAGATTTCTCATGCGAGGGAAAGAGTGA
- a CDS encoding peptidase C39 family protein: protein MTTVTCEKIRIASQHDLDALVSLERTGFATDRFTEEQIEYLLTRAHAIVFVLEFDGKVVGGAYMLWRRALGVGRLYNIVTDPAYQGRGFGAKLLAECELEATRRYCDRISLEVRVDNHNAIKFYENRGYRAIETLRDYYEDGSAGLKMVKPLPRPATSQVRLKVPYFAQGLDFTCGPASLMMAMHHLRPDIPLSRTLELNLWKEATLIFMTSGIGGTGPYGLALSAVKRGLWARVLVSTEKPPFLKSVRIPKKREIIRIVHEDIKESAVNAGAAVAQYDFALDDITSAIYRGMVPIMLISTYRLTGDRAPHWVVVTGFDKDGFYIHDPDVESYGGDSSKARNLKVSTEEFFRMSRYGKDVFRCAILIGR, encoded by the coding sequence GTGACCACCGTTACCTGTGAAAAAATACGCATTGCCTCGCAGCACGACCTCGATGCTCTGGTGAGTCTGGAGCGGACAGGGTTTGCCACTGACAGATTTACCGAAGAGCAAATCGAGTATCTTCTGACGCGGGCGCACGCGATTGTATTCGTGCTTGAATTCGATGGAAAGGTTGTTGGCGGAGCCTACATGCTCTGGCGCCGGGCGCTCGGTGTTGGCCGTCTTTACAATATAGTGACCGACCCTGCTTATCAGGGCAGGGGCTTCGGAGCAAAGCTGCTGGCGGAGTGTGAGCTTGAGGCGACCCGACGCTATTGCGACCGAATTTCGCTTGAGGTCCGGGTGGATAATCATAACGCTATCAAATTCTATGAGAACCGGGGATACCGCGCTATCGAGACGCTTCGCGACTACTACGAGGATGGCAGCGCCGGTTTAAAAATGGTCAAACCTCTGCCGCGGCCCGCTACCAGTCAGGTGCGTCTTAAAGTTCCGTATTTCGCGCAGGGCCTTGACTTCACATGCGGTCCGGCATCTTTGATGATGGCGATGCATCATCTCAGGCCGGATATTCCTCTAAGCCGGACGCTGGAGTTGAACCTGTGGAAAGAAGCAACGCTCATTTTCATGACTTCCGGAATTGGCGGGACCGGTCCATACGGGTTAGCCCTTTCCGCGGTGAAGCGTGGTCTGTGGGCGCGGGTGTTGGTGTCGACAGAAAAACCGCCGTTTCTGAAGTCGGTGCGGATCCCGAAAAAGCGCGAGATAATACGCATCGTGCACGAAGATATCAAGGAATCCGCCGTGAATGCCGGGGCCGCTGTGGCCCAGTATGATTTCGCTCTCGATGATATCACCAGCGCCATCTATCGCGGCATGGTGCCGATCATGCTGATCTCGACCTATCGTCTAACCGGCGATCGCGCGCCGCACTGGGTGGTAGTCACCGGTTTTGACAAAGACGGTTTTTACATTCACGATCCCGATGTTGAGTCTTATGGCGGAGATTCATCGAAGGCCCGCAACTTGAAGGTCTCGACGGAAGAGTTCTTTCGGATGAGCCGTTACGGCAAGGACGTCTTCCGCTGTGCCATCCTTATCGGTCGTTAA
- a CDS encoding DUF3857 domain-containing protein, whose amino-acid sequence MKKYMLRWRALSSVVMRGKDPRRRRKVLVLMALTFGISFCATTVAGQPGWLKDAIAAGEGYEVDKDANILILHQTGEVEVSSGGHSSRLVHLAMKVLSQPGTEKAFLIENVGEGREIKGLSGWRVDSKGECHKLEKKHIVEVDVGSAAGYYNDVRQLVASFPDTRTGDVVAYEYKVEEKGEWESFYQGFTFQRDLPVIFTRFSVTIPSGWQHTVSSRNLDSIEHTVDGSVLSWTYRDLPYRKEEPLMPPWEYVNRAIYVNCYDQQKAEVGHFGDWRSICQWGADLYEKPSLPDEELVAQAGQIIGQSTDPWDRFCAIAKYVRDNIRYVGVEIGEGRLQPRSCGMIWSNKYGDCKDKVTLMRALLRAVDIDSRAVLASHKSWVDPKMPSPFQFDHVILSVPGDVVGDAAGGMPGFTDGWLYFDPTDEAIPPGWLPAWLHGEKVLGLSGEDSSLVRLKSLDTKTYKRTYRATANLMENNSIAADIRVVDYGARAHTVRHDRANTSAEDILREWRESLSASMSNPLISDLQTGSEGDSTWITFHVTADNYLNHTGEFGLLKVDFFHPDGPNELSAKERIHPVWFGRYGAYETDITWNLPEGIAISELPASDTVCCESANFTCSFKPDGHSLRMTMQAEYDGTVEDVENYAKAREFYRSRRAVYEARALLTNN is encoded by the coding sequence ATGAAAAAGTATATGCTGCGTTGGCGAGCGCTGAGCTCTGTCGTAATGCGAGGAAAAGACCCGCGACGACGGCGGAAAGTACTTGTGCTCATGGCTCTGACTTTCGGTATCTCATTTTGTGCGACAACCGTAGCAGGACAACCGGGTTGGCTGAAAGATGCAATTGCTGCTGGTGAGGGATACGAGGTTGATAAGGATGCCAACATCCTGATACTTCATCAGACGGGTGAGGTAGAGGTAAGCTCCGGGGGACACAGTTCGCGACTGGTCCACCTGGCAATGAAGGTTTTGAGTCAACCAGGTACAGAAAAAGCCTTTCTTATTGAGAATGTCGGAGAGGGCCGGGAGATAAAGGGGCTAAGCGGCTGGCGGGTCGATTCAAAGGGCGAGTGTCACAAACTCGAAAAAAAGCATATAGTCGAGGTCGATGTAGGAAGTGCCGCCGGTTACTATAACGATGTTCGGCAGTTGGTCGCCTCGTTCCCGGATACCCGGACCGGCGATGTAGTCGCCTATGAATACAAAGTCGAAGAGAAAGGGGAGTGGGAGTCATTTTATCAGGGATTCACGTTCCAAAGAGACCTCCCCGTGATTTTTACGCGCTTCAGCGTTACTATTCCGTCGGGATGGCAGCACACTGTTTCCAGCAGAAACCTGGATTCAATCGAACATACGGTCGATGGGTCCGTGCTCAGCTGGACTTACCGGGATCTTCCGTATCGCAAGGAAGAGCCTCTCATGCCGCCCTGGGAGTATGTAAACCGGGCGATATATGTCAACTGTTACGACCAGCAGAAAGCGGAGGTCGGGCATTTCGGGGATTGGCGGTCGATCTGTCAATGGGGCGCTGATCTGTATGAGAAACCGTCACTGCCTGATGAAGAACTTGTGGCCCAGGCCGGCCAAATAATCGGGCAGTCAACTGATCCGTGGGATCGATTCTGCGCCATAGCGAAGTATGTCAGAGACAATATCCGATACGTGGGTGTCGAGATCGGCGAAGGGAGACTTCAGCCGCGTTCCTGTGGTATGATATGGTCCAATAAGTATGGTGATTGCAAGGACAAGGTGACCCTCATGAGGGCGCTTTTACGAGCGGTTGATATAGACAGTCGGGCGGTTCTGGCCAGTCACAAATCCTGGGTCGACCCCAAGATGCCGTCGCCGTTTCAATTTGACCACGTTATACTTTCGGTTCCGGGCGATGTAGTGGGTGACGCCGCCGGAGGCATGCCGGGCTTCACGGACGGCTGGCTGTATTTTGACCCGACCGATGAAGCAATTCCCCCCGGATGGCTGCCGGCGTGGTTGCACGGTGAAAAGGTTCTGGGTTTGTCCGGCGAAGACTCCTCTCTTGTTCGTCTCAAATCGCTGGACACCAAAACATACAAGAGGACATACCGGGCCACCGCAAACCTGATGGAGAATAATTCCATAGCCGCGGATATCCGGGTTGTGGACTACGGAGCCCGTGCCCACACGGTTCGCCACGACAGGGCAAACACCTCGGCAGAGGATATCCTCCGTGAATGGCGGGAAAGCCTGTCTGCGTCGATGTCCAATCCTCTTATTTCCGATCTGCAGACCGGCTCTGAAGGCGATTCGACCTGGATCACATTTCATGTTACGGCTGACAATTACCTCAATCATACGGGCGAGTTCGGCCTGCTCAAAGTAGACTTCTTTCATCCCGATGGACCGAATGAATTGTCGGCGAAAGAGCGGATTCACCCGGTTTGGTTCGGCCGCTATGGCGCCTACGAAACCGATATCACGTGGAACCTGCCGGAGGGGATCGCGATTAGTGAGCTCCCGGCCAGCGACACGGTATGCTGTGAATCCGCCAATTTCACTTGCTCATTCAAACCGGACGGACACAGCCTTCGCATGACGATGCAGGCGGAGTACGATGGCACGGTTGAAGATGTTGAGAATTACGCCAAGGCGCGGGAGTTCTATCGATCCCGTCGGGCTGTGTACGAAGCACGGGCTCTGCTAACGAATAACTGA
- a CDS encoding DUF3857 domain-containing protein — MKLPRNLFFLFACLLMVGEAEAKKKPFQWNPVTDEDWAITRDSSRQIFDAVVIFEKVLADDLKMQKGDLYRTLYRRIRILGPSGRSWADVDVPYMHLSQKIKDVNARCIQPDGTITELTEDNVFEKRVVKTKDEKLEQTTFSIPGVSDDCIIEYAITYEVPSSLSVWIVQKDIPVLKAEYRWVLGELKLTAWEADILQKFVTPNYLWLNTHSKPKVTELPNIKDPETLFFEIGYIPPYEELPYSIPEAAQQTKLYCYYGSDLPPQSYWGERASDNNDGLTEFCEKNKRVKSLVGRWEGLEDDKAKIAAAYRWVQDSILNLTYLDLLDEKGKEQEPREIKSVDDVLKYRYGSRLDIDCLFCDILREMNIKAKIVYLKDRMNDLFVAEAKYWQMNRSLVSVENADGTLGFYSPGHPCTPVDIVPWFCEGVDALICGSTEYLQPVPFSDWSKTVSNLAYQLSFGEDLEVSGVLKARLTGHDARSMRVKLLDEDSTDFRDLLKEELSGYVPQAEIDSVEFEPTEDIAQPFRVSCRVEYPAASQVGSRIILKPFEYASESANPFTEPQRSAPVLFDYAFRLNESMQITLPEGYEIEALPRDTLFENPVGKCAVQFQLVGNTLSAQRIFTITAPFWSAQNYELIQRLFQTQADLSGQIVFLTEASESAGGEQ, encoded by the coding sequence ATGAAGTTGCCGCGAAATCTGTTTTTTTTGTTCGCCTGCCTTCTGATGGTGGGTGAGGCGGAGGCGAAGAAGAAACCGTTCCAATGGAACCCTGTCACCGACGAAGACTGGGCGATCACGAGAGATTCATCACGCCAGATTTTTGACGCTGTCGTGATTTTCGAGAAAGTGCTTGCGGACGATCTCAAGATGCAGAAGGGGGATCTATACCGAACGTTGTACAGGCGAATCCGCATTCTGGGACCATCGGGACGCAGCTGGGCAGATGTGGATGTGCCGTACATGCACCTTAGCCAGAAGATCAAGGATGTCAACGCGCGTTGCATTCAACCCGATGGTACGATCACGGAACTCACGGAAGACAACGTCTTCGAGAAACGGGTGGTCAAGACAAAAGATGAAAAGCTGGAACAGACGACATTCTCGATCCCCGGTGTCAGCGATGATTGCATCATAGAATACGCGATTACCTACGAAGTCCCCAGTTCGCTGTCGGTGTGGATAGTACAGAAGGACATTCCCGTGCTGAAGGCGGAATATCGATGGGTTCTGGGCGAACTCAAGCTGACGGCGTGGGAGGCTGACATCCTTCAGAAATTCGTGACACCCAACTATCTGTGGCTGAATACTCACTCGAAACCCAAGGTTACGGAGTTGCCGAATATCAAGGATCCGGAGACGCTCTTTTTTGAGATCGGCTATATCCCTCCCTATGAGGAGCTGCCATATTCGATTCCGGAGGCGGCTCAGCAAACCAAATTATACTGCTACTATGGTTCGGATTTACCGCCCCAGTCTTATTGGGGGGAGCGGGCCAGTGACAACAACGACGGGTTGACGGAATTCTGTGAGAAAAACAAGCGGGTAAAGTCGTTGGTTGGAAGGTGGGAGGGTCTTGAAGACGATAAAGCCAAAATCGCCGCGGCCTATCGCTGGGTGCAAGACAGTATCCTCAATCTCACCTACCTTGACCTTCTGGATGAAAAGGGCAAGGAGCAAGAGCCGAGAGAGATTAAATCAGTAGATGATGTTCTCAAGTATCGCTATGGCTCCCGACTTGATATCGATTGTCTGTTCTGTGATATTCTCAGGGAAATGAACATAAAAGCAAAAATTGTCTACCTTAAAGACAGGATGAATGATCTGTTCGTGGCCGAGGCAAAGTACTGGCAAATGAATCGCAGTTTGGTATCGGTTGAAAATGCTGACGGTACGCTCGGTTTCTACAGTCCCGGCCACCCGTGCACTCCAGTGGATATCGTGCCCTGGTTCTGCGAAGGAGTCGATGCTCTCATTTGCGGAAGCACCGAGTATCTTCAGCCGGTGCCTTTCTCGGACTGGAGCAAAACGGTATCCAATCTCGCATATCAACTGAGTTTCGGCGAGGACCTCGAGGTTTCGGGTGTTTTAAAAGCACGGTTGACCGGACACGATGCGCGATCCATGCGGGTGAAATTGCTCGATGAAGACAGCACGGACTTCAGAGATTTGCTCAAGGAGGAATTGTCCGGTTATGTACCCCAGGCCGAAATCGATTCGGTCGAGTTCGAACCGACTGAAGATATCGCTCAGCCCTTCCGGGTCAGTTGCCGCGTTGAGTATCCCGCCGCGTCACAGGTGGGCAGCCGCATCATATTGAAGCCCTTCGAGTACGCATCTGAATCCGCCAATCCTTTTACCGAACCACAGCGGTCGGCTCCCGTGTTGTTCGATTACGCTTTCAGGTTGAACGAATCGATGCAGATTACATTGCCCGAGGGATACGAAATCGAGGCGCTGCCAAGGGATACTCTCTTTGAAAACCCTGTGGGAAAATGTGCGGTTCAGTTTCAGCTTGTGGGTAACACCCTGTCGGCCCAACGCATCTTCACTATCACTGCCCCTTTCTGGTCCGCTCAGAACTACGAATTGATTCAGCGGCTCTTTCAGACACAGGCGGATCTCTCCGGACAGATTGTTTTTCTGACTGAAGCCTCTGAGAGTGCAGGCGGGGAGCAATAA
- a CDS encoding M56 family metallopeptidase yields MNWLEQSLLRLADYPQLSIYLLTFLVKGSLALLLSVLTIAAIRSTAPAKRSLVIRLSLAAVVLFPVLPLIFPGLEIKLTGFLVSNLRGTISSISVDQSAVVENSAGGLAMLPWAVWLTLSWLAGVMAVSSRVALGTFLSSRIVEGAVRVEDGPIMAVANQLKHDLDIKQTIRVAISGATDSPFVFGVFRPTVMLPVAANSWSADSLRMIFLHELAHIKRMDVFWVYVSFLAAALYWFNPLVWILRKKSTIESDKVCDDYVICSGTDKVAYAEHLLGVIRALRRDCASVPIAVGMARKTQMEGRLMSILSDRKRIAGVRRSLVVWTTVVTLLLVMPLAIVEIQAADPAQEKQSQKEADLKAKQMQAKASNDDSVHSDDAVLAEVMPVMIYQEAPEYPEDAKKAGLTGSVWVRVLVDSTGAAREAMLSKSSGNEQLDNAALAPAYKNKFKPGLKDGKPVVCWVTYKVVFALDDADTTKEH; encoded by the coding sequence ATGAATTGGCTCGAACAGTCCCTATTGCGGCTGGCGGATTATCCTCAGCTTTCGATTTACCTGTTGACATTCCTGGTCAAGGGTAGCCTTGCGCTGCTTCTCTCCGTCCTTACCATAGCCGCGATACGGTCAACCGCACCCGCCAAGCGCAGTCTTGTAATCCGCCTTTCGCTCGCCGCGGTTGTGCTGTTTCCGGTGTTGCCGCTGATTTTCCCCGGGCTCGAGATAAAATTGACCGGGTTCTTGGTTTCGAATCTGCGCGGTACCATTTCATCCATCAGTGTTGATCAAAGTGCGGTTGTAGAAAATTCTGCCGGCGGACTCGCGATGTTACCTTGGGCAGTGTGGCTGACACTATCCTGGCTGGCTGGAGTCATGGCGGTTTCATCGCGAGTCGCGCTCGGCACATTTCTCTCGAGTCGAATTGTCGAAGGAGCCGTGCGGGTAGAAGATGGTCCAATAATGGCCGTGGCAAACCAGCTCAAACACGACCTCGACATAAAACAGACTATCCGTGTCGCAATCTCCGGGGCCACCGACTCACCATTCGTGTTCGGCGTTTTTAGACCTACGGTGATGCTGCCGGTGGCGGCAAATTCCTGGTCCGCCGACAGCCTGAGAATGATTTTTCTTCACGAACTGGCTCACATTAAGCGCATGGACGTCTTTTGGGTGTATGTGAGCTTTCTGGCGGCCGCCCTCTACTGGTTCAATCCGCTGGTTTGGATATTACGCAAAAAATCAACCATAGAATCCGACAAGGTCTGCGATGATTATGTCATCTGCTCGGGAACGGACAAGGTCGCTTATGCCGAACACCTCCTGGGTGTCATACGCGCCCTGAGACGCGACTGTGCTTCGGTTCCGATTGCGGTTGGCATGGCTCGAAAGACCCAGATGGAAGGAAGACTTATGTCAATATTGAGTGACCGTAAACGTATCGCCGGTGTTCGCAGATCCCTGGTGGTCTGGACGACAGTCGTAACGTTGCTGCTTGTGATGCCGCTCGCCATTGTTGAGATCCAAGCGGCAGATCCCGCACAAGAAAAGCAGTCGCAAAAAGAGGCCGACCTGAAGGCAAAACAGATGCAGGCGAAGGCGTCCAATGATGACTCAGTGCACTCCGACGATGCCGTCCTGGCTGAGGTAATGCCCGTTATGATCTATCAGGAGGCGCCGGAATATCCAGAGGATGCAAAGAAAGCGGGTTTAACCGGCTCAGTGTGGGTCAGGGTATTGGTTGACAGCACTGGCGCCGCAAGAGAAGCAATGCTCTCCAAATCGTCGGGCAACGAACAACTCGACAACGCTGCTCTGGCTCCGGCGTACAAGAATAAGTTCAAGCCAGGCCTGAAAGACGGAAAACCGGTAGTGTGCTGGGTGACCTACAAAGTTGTCTTTGCCTTAGACGATGCTGATACAACGAAGGAACACTGA
- a CDS encoding BlaI/MecI/CopY family transcriptional regulator, with protein sequence MAKRLFDRLSKRERQIMDVIFREGEATVAQVQNAIPDPPSYSSVRALLGVLEDKGIVKHAKRGRTYVYMPTVSRDKARRSALTHVVDTFFDGSVESVVAALVHSSAAKVSDDELERLEKLIREKREKG encoded by the coding sequence ATGGCCAAAAGACTTTTCGACCGGCTGAGTAAACGCGAAAGACAAATAATGGACGTCATTTTTCGCGAAGGCGAGGCCACTGTGGCTCAGGTTCAAAATGCTATCCCGGACCCACCCAGCTATTCATCTGTGCGAGCGCTCTTGGGCGTACTGGAAGACAAAGGCATTGTCAAGCACGCCAAACGCGGGCGCACCTACGTGTACATGCCGACCGTGAGCCGCGACAAGGCGCGACGCTCGGCGCTCACTCATGTAGTGGATACGTTTTTTGATGGTTCGGTGGAATCGGTCGTGGCCGCCCTGGTGCACTCTTCGGCGGCGAAAGTTTCCGATGACGAACTGGAGAGACTCGAAAAACTCATCCGCGAAAAACGGGAGAAAGGATAA
- a CDS encoding acyl-CoA dehydrogenase family protein, with protein MFDDRQEKLEEIRAQVREWAIRELTPVSDRWDREVEPKFPGELYCRMGELGFIGFNSPVEYGGQGKSNTEFAAVIEELGYHDVAFAVMCGIGRLFTYPLLRWGADHLKTRYVADCVSGRRVCAFALSEPGAGSDAAGLQTVARTDGDEFVIYGEKTLVTSGDAAEVVLLFCRVEGYRKISAFVVDTGQPGWKARALERKLGIRASTTAHLTLDGVRTPAVNLVGNFDDGFKIAMATLDGARISVAAQGVGVARRALDESVRYAKKRHAFGAPIAKLQAIQWMIADMATRLEAARLLTYRAAHLQDRGESVSLAAAQAKLFAAETANFCVDRAVQIHGGYGFIGEFSPVEKLYRDQRFLQIGEGTSEIQRMVIARTILDGSGN; from the coding sequence ATGTTCGACGACCGGCAAGAAAAGCTTGAGGAAATACGAGCACAGGTTCGAGAGTGGGCGATACGCGAATTGACTCCGGTGTCGGACCGCTGGGACCGTGAGGTTGAGCCAAAATTCCCCGGCGAATTGTATTGTCGAATGGGCGAGTTGGGGTTCATTGGATTTAACAGTCCGGTGGAATACGGTGGTCAGGGAAAGTCCAATACCGAGTTCGCGGCCGTCATCGAAGAATTGGGCTATCACGACGTTGCTTTTGCAGTGATGTGCGGAATTGGCAGGTTGTTCACGTACCCACTACTCAGGTGGGGGGCCGACCACCTGAAGACCCGGTACGTTGCCGATTGCGTGAGCGGAAGGCGAGTCTGTGCCTTTGCTTTGTCGGAGCCGGGGGCGGGGTCCGATGCTGCCGGCCTTCAGACAGTAGCCCGCACCGACGGCGACGAGTTTGTTATTTACGGCGAAAAAACACTGGTCACCAGCGGTGATGCCGCCGAGGTGGTCCTCCTGTTCTGCCGGGTGGAAGGCTACCGCAAGATATCGGCCTTTGTCGTCGACACCGGACAACCGGGATGGAAAGCCAGGGCGCTGGAACGCAAACTTGGCATTCGAGCGAGCACGACCGCGCATCTGACTCTGGACGGAGTTCGGACTCCTGCCGTCAATCTGGTCGGAAATTTCGACGATGGATTCAAGATCGCGATGGCTACGCTCGACGGCGCCCGGATCAGTGTTGCCGCCCAGGGCGTCGGAGTCGCTCGACGGGCGCTGGACGAATCGGTGCGGTACGCCAAAAAGCGCCACGCCTTCGGCGCCCCTATTGCCAAACTTCAGGCCATTCAGTGGATGATCGCCGACATGGCCACGCGGCTGGAGGCGGCCCGACTGCTCACCTACCGGGCCGCACACCTCCAGGACCGGGGCGAGTCGGTCTCGCTGGCGGCTGCCCAGGCCAAACTGTTCGCGGCCGAGACAGCCAATTTTTGTGTCGACAGGGCCGTGCAGATACACGGTGGCTATGGTTTTATCGGCGAATTCTCCCCGGTCGAGAAGCTTTACCGGGATCAGCGGTTCCTTCAGATAGGGGAGGGGACCTCGGAAATACAGCGAATGGTCATTGCGAGAACGATTCTCGACGGCTCCGGCAACTGA
- a CDS encoding TetR/AcrR family transcriptional regulator — translation MVESKLKARRGQSRHQRRFNRTRAKLIEAARAVFVEKGIDRTTVDDITKRADVGRGTFYYHFESIGDLASEIIKEMLAELVTAIENKCHDQNELADVLDAMIGVHLEFFSQRWEDFVLFYLGRADLTLVESYEGIETPFIDYLNCIENLVDSAISQPIPRPMLRRLACAVAGFISGYYSFAVIASEGEDVDKPFMSLRSAFVASLARFIKEAIPDKRKKRH, via the coding sequence TTGGTAGAAAGCAAATTGAAAGCGAGGCGGGGGCAGTCGCGTCACCAGCGTCGCTTCAACCGGACCCGGGCCAAGTTAATCGAGGCCGCCCGGGCGGTGTTTGTCGAGAAGGGTATCGATCGAACCACTGTCGACGACATCACCAAACGGGCCGATGTTGGCCGGGGTACGTTTTACTATCATTTTGAAAGTATTGGCGATCTTGCCAGCGAGATCATAAAAGAGATGCTTGCCGAGCTGGTGACCGCCATTGAAAATAAATGCCATGATCAGAATGAGTTGGCCGATGTACTTGATGCAATGATAGGGGTCCATCTGGAGTTCTTCAGTCAGCGTTGGGAAGACTTTGTGCTGTTCTACCTGGGTCGTGCCGATCTGACGTTGGTTGAAAGCTATGAAGGTATCGAGACACCGTTCATAGACTACCTCAATTGTATCGAGAATCTGGTCGATTCAGCAATATCACAGCCGATCCCCAGGCCGATGCTGCGCCGGTTGGCGTGTGCCGTAGCCGGTTTCATTTCCGGTTACTACTCTTTTGCGGTCATCGCGTCCGAGGGTGAGGATGTCGACAAACCTTTTATGTCGTTAAGGAGCGCGTTTGTCGCCAGTTTGGCCCGGTTTATCAAAGAGGCTATTCCGGACAAGAGGAAGAAGCGGCATTAG